The following proteins are encoded in a genomic region of Methylobacterium tardum:
- a CDS encoding ABC transporter ATP-binding protein: MPEAALKTPAPAAVTGSLLTVRGLEGWYGESHVLHGIDIDVRAGEVITLLGRNGAGKTTTLRAIIGILGRRSGSIVYDGVETIRMASRNIARLGLGYVPEERGIFASLTVHENLMLPPRVKPGGMSVAEIHTLFPNLKERSGSQGTKLSGGEQQMLAIGRILRTGAKLILLDEPTEGLAPVIVQQIGRTIQQLKAQGYTIVLVEQNFRFAQTLADRHFVIEQGRVVDMIPNAELDANIDKLHAYLGV; this comes from the coding sequence ATGCCTGAAGCGGCCCTGAAGACTCCGGCTCCGGCCGCCGTGACCGGCTCGCTCCTCACCGTCCGGGGCCTGGAGGGCTGGTACGGCGAGAGCCACGTCCTGCACGGCATCGATATCGACGTCCGGGCCGGCGAGGTGATTACCCTCCTTGGCCGCAACGGCGCCGGCAAGACCACGACCCTGCGGGCGATCATCGGCATCCTCGGTCGGCGCTCGGGCTCCATCGTCTACGACGGCGTCGAGACGATCCGGATGGCGTCGCGCAACATCGCCCGGCTCGGGCTCGGCTACGTGCCGGAGGAGCGCGGCATCTTCGCGAGCCTGACGGTGCACGAGAATCTGATGCTGCCGCCCCGGGTGAAGCCGGGGGGCATGTCGGTGGCGGAGATTCATACGCTGTTCCCGAACCTGAAGGAGCGATCCGGCAGCCAGGGCACGAAGCTGTCCGGCGGCGAGCAGCAGATGCTGGCGATCGGCCGGATCCTGCGCACCGGCGCCAAGCTGATCCTGCTCGACGAGCCGACCGAAGGTCTCGCGCCGGTCATCGTCCAGCAGATCGGCCGGACGATTCAGCAATTGAAGGCTCAAGGCTACACCATCGTGCTGGTGGAGCAGAACTTCCGCTTTGCCCAGACGCTTGCGGACCGGCATTTCGTGATCGAGCAGGGCCGGGTGGTCGACATGATCCCCAATGCAGAGCTTGATGCCAATATCGACAAGCTTCACGCCTATCTCGGCGTCTGA
- a CDS encoding ABC transporter substrate-binding protein — translation MFGRIGGPVTLAALAGALMMGTAAAQTNVKIGILGDRSGAYSDISGEGSVVAAKLAVEDFKPEQHGLKVEIVSADHQNKPDVGAAIARQWYDRDAVDMITDGVTSSVALAISQVTKEKNKVFIDTGAGTADLTGPQCTPNTIHWVYDTVALANGTGGAMVKRGGNTWYFLTADYVFGQTLQRDTSAVITKNGGKVVGSVKTPFPTSDFSSFLLQAQGSGAKVIGLANAGTDTINSIKQAGEFGITEGGQALAGLLVFSSDVHSLGTKVAQGLVLTEPFYWDLNDQTRAFSDRFAKQMKNASKPTANHAGVYSDVLHYLKAVAELKSTADGAATVAKMKAMPTDDPLFGKGTIRADGRKIHDMYLFEVKKPAESKGEWDLYKTLETIPGEQVFRPLNEGNCPLVKG, via the coding sequence ATGTTCGGACGTATTGGTGGGCCCGTGACTCTCGCCGCCCTCGCGGGCGCCCTGATGATGGGCACCGCGGCCGCGCAGACGAACGTGAAGATCGGCATCCTGGGCGACCGCTCGGGTGCCTATTCCGACATCAGCGGCGAGGGCTCGGTGGTCGCCGCCAAGCTGGCCGTCGAGGATTTCAAGCCGGAGCAGCACGGCCTCAAGGTCGAGATCGTCTCGGCCGACCACCAGAACAAGCCGGATGTCGGCGCGGCCATCGCCCGGCAATGGTACGACCGCGACGCCGTCGATATGATCACCGACGGCGTGACCTCCTCGGTGGCGCTGGCCATCAGCCAGGTCACCAAAGAGAAGAACAAGGTCTTCATCGACACTGGCGCCGGCACCGCCGACCTCACCGGCCCGCAATGCACGCCGAACACGATTCACTGGGTCTACGACACGGTGGCGCTGGCCAACGGCACCGGCGGTGCCATGGTGAAGCGCGGCGGCAATACGTGGTACTTCCTCACCGCCGACTACGTGTTCGGCCAGACCCTTCAGCGCGACACCAGCGCGGTCATCACCAAGAACGGCGGCAAGGTCGTGGGTTCGGTGAAGACGCCGTTCCCGACCTCGGACTTCTCGTCCTTCCTGCTCCAGGCGCAAGGGTCGGGCGCGAAGGTGATCGGCCTCGCCAATGCCGGCACAGACACGATCAACTCAATCAAGCAGGCGGGTGAGTTCGGCATCACCGAGGGCGGGCAGGCGCTCGCCGGCCTCCTGGTCTTCTCCTCGGACGTGCATTCCCTCGGCACGAAGGTCGCGCAGGGTCTGGTGCTGACCGAGCCGTTCTACTGGGACCTGAACGACCAGACCCGGGCCTTCTCGGACCGCTTCGCCAAGCAGATGAAGAACGCCTCGAAGCCCACCGCCAACCATGCCGGTGTCTACTCGGACGTGCTTCACTACCTGAAGGCGGTGGCCGAGCTGAAATCGACCGCCGACGGCGCCGCCACGGTCGCCAAGATGAAGGCGATGCCGACCGACGACCCGCTGTTCGGCAAGGGCACGATCCGCGCCGACGGCCGCAAGATCCACGACATGTACCTGTTCGAGGTCAAGAAGCCCGCCGAGTCGAAGGGCGAGTGGGATCTGTACAAGACGCTTGAGACCATCCCGGGCGAGCAGGTCTTCCGGCCGCTCAACGAGGGCAACTGCCCCCTCGTGAAGGGCTGA
- a CDS encoding branched-chain amino acid ABC transporter permease: MTTIFEVPTQALFGQLLLGLINGSFYAILSLGLAIIFGLLNIINFAHGALYMMGAFVAWMLLTYVGLGYWWALGLAPLVVGAFGIVLERVLIARLYKLDHLYGLLLTFGLALIIQGLFRNQYGVSGLPYAIPAELSGGQRLPFMFLPNYRAWVVVASLTVCIATWLVIEKTKLGAYLRAATENPTLVQAFGVNVPLFLTLTYGFGVALAGFAGVLAAPIYSVNPNMGADIIIVVFAVVVIGGMGSIIGSVITGFTLGLVEGLTKVFYPEASATVIFVIMVLVLLVKPAGLFGRTA, from the coding sequence ATGACCACGATCTTCGAAGTGCCGACGCAGGCCCTGTTCGGGCAATTGCTGCTCGGCCTGATCAACGGCTCGTTCTACGCGATCCTGTCGCTGGGGCTGGCGATCATTTTCGGGCTCCTGAACATCATCAACTTCGCCCACGGCGCGCTCTACATGATGGGCGCGTTCGTGGCCTGGATGCTGCTGACCTATGTCGGCCTCGGCTACTGGTGGGCACTGGGGCTGGCGCCCCTGGTGGTCGGAGCCTTCGGGATCGTGCTGGAGCGGGTGCTGATCGCCCGGCTCTACAAGCTCGACCATCTCTACGGCCTGCTGCTGACCTTCGGCCTCGCGCTGATCATCCAGGGCCTGTTCCGCAACCAGTACGGCGTCTCGGGCCTGCCCTACGCGATCCCGGCCGAGCTGTCGGGCGGCCAGCGGCTGCCCTTCATGTTCCTGCCGAACTACCGGGCCTGGGTGGTGGTCGCGTCGCTCACCGTGTGCATCGCCACCTGGCTCGTGATCGAGAAGACCAAGCTCGGCGCCTATCTTCGGGCGGCCACCGAGAACCCGACCCTGGTCCAGGCCTTCGGGGTGAACGTGCCGCTGTTCCTGACGCTGACCTACGGCTTCGGCGTTGCGCTCGCGGGCTTCGCCGGGGTGCTGGCCGCGCCGATCTACTCGGTGAACCCCAACATGGGCGCCGACATCATCATCGTCGTCTTCGCCGTGGTGGTGATCGGCGGCATGGGCTCGATCATCGGCTCGGTGATCACCGGCTTCACCCTGGGCCTGGTCGAGGGGCTGACCAAGGTGTTCTATCCGGAAGCCTCAGCGACCGTGATCTTCGTGATCATGGTGCTGGTGCTGCTCGTCAAACCCGCCGGCCTGTTCGGGCGCACGGCCTGA
- a CDS encoding branched-chain amino acid ABC transporter permease has protein sequence MADTAAIDAAPIAAALPTTRDDKALHRLIFVGIAVLLIVAPLVLYPVYLMKVLCFALFALAFNLLLGYGGLLSFGHAAYFGMASYLCAYTAKHLGFTPEVAILTGTATAALLGLVFGALAIRRQGIYFSMITLALAQMAYFFSLQAKFTGGEDGIQAVPRGALFGVISLADDRAMYAVVAVIFLAGMLLIYRIIHSPFGQVLKAIRDNEPRAISLGYRASQYKLAVFVLSATLAGLAGSTKAIVFQLASLTDVHWAMSGEVVLMTLVGGMGTVFGPIVGALVIVTMETYLAQFGAWVTIIQGCVFVLCVLLFREGIIGLIARLIRRPL, from the coding sequence ATGGCCGACACCGCCGCCATCGACGCCGCCCCGATCGCCGCCGCTCTGCCGACGACCCGGGACGACAAGGCACTCCACCGCCTGATCTTCGTCGGCATCGCCGTTCTGCTGATCGTGGCGCCGCTGGTGCTCTACCCCGTCTACCTGATGAAGGTGCTGTGCTTCGCGCTGTTCGCGCTCGCCTTCAACCTGCTGCTCGGCTACGGCGGCCTGCTCTCCTTCGGTCACGCCGCCTATTTCGGCATGGCGAGCTATCTCTGCGCCTACACGGCCAAGCATCTTGGCTTCACGCCCGAGGTGGCGATCCTCACCGGCACGGCGACGGCGGCCCTGCTCGGGCTGGTCTTCGGCGCGCTGGCGATCCGCCGGCAAGGCATCTACTTCTCGATGATCACCCTGGCGCTCGCCCAGATGGCGTACTTCTTCTCGCTGCAGGCGAAGTTCACCGGCGGCGAGGACGGCATCCAGGCGGTGCCGCGCGGTGCGCTGTTCGGGGTGATCAGCCTCGCGGACGATCGGGCGATGTACGCTGTCGTCGCCGTGATCTTCCTGGCCGGGATGCTGCTGATCTACCGGATCATCCACTCGCCCTTCGGGCAGGTGCTGAAGGCGATCCGCGACAACGAGCCGAGGGCGATCTCGCTCGGCTACCGGGCCAGCCAGTACAAGCTCGCGGTGTTCGTGCTCTCGGCGACGCTGGCGGGGCTCGCCGGCTCCACCAAGGCGATCGTCTTCCAGCTCGCCTCGCTGACCGACGTCCACTGGGCGATGTCGGGCGAGGTGGTGCTGATGACGCTCGTCGGCGGCATGGGCACGGTGTTCGGGCCGATCGTCGGTGCGCTGGTGATCGTCACCATGGAGACCTACCTCGCCCAGTTCGGCGCCTGGGTGACGATCATCCAGGGCTGCGTCTTCGTTCTGTGTGTTCTGCTGTTCCGCGAAGGCATCATCGGCCTGATCGCGCGCCTGATCCGCAGACCGCTCTGA